In one window of Frigoriglobus tundricola DNA:
- a CDS encoding indolepyruvate ferredoxin oxidoreductase subunit alpha: MAHVVTAPCVGCKYTDCVVVCPMECFYGDEQQLYIDPDECIDCGACVPECPVEALFLDADVPAKWSGFVQLNAARVRVLKPLGARVTEKR, translated from the coding sequence ATGGCGCACGTTGTAACGGCCCCGTGCGTGGGCTGCAAGTACACGGACTGCGTGGTGGTGTGTCCGATGGAGTGCTTCTACGGCGACGAACAGCAGCTCTACATCGACCCCGATGAGTGCATCGACTGCGGGGCGTGCGTTCCGGAGTGCCCGGTCGAGGCGCTCTTTCTGGACGCCGACGTGCCCGCGAAGTGGTCCGGCTTCGTGCAACTGAACGCCGCCCGCGTCCGGGTACTCAAGCCCCTCGGCGCCCGAGTAACCGAGAAGCGGTGA
- a CDS encoding sigma-54 interaction domain-containing protein: MSSNEPVPGRYRHYKGGEYEVIGTARHSETDELLVVYRPLYNATGLWVRPRHVPRNGRPQRRDRPALRVPRTEPLMNTLIGTLAAVRRAIEQVAATSATVLVLGETGTGKELVARAVHESSRRARGPFVPVNCGAMSPALVEAELFGHEVGAFTGATRQRIGRFEQAHGGTLFLDEVGELAADVQVRFLRVLQERTIDRLGGEGRPIRVDVRIVAATNRDLGALVRAERFREDLFYRLNVFPIRLPALRERRDDIPSLATHFLKHFAHLHGRSVAVVPPRALRVLAGHDWPGNVRELQNVIERAVIVSEGGELAIDPEWLTFAAPAETARTWSEQEKARILAALRATNGRVYGPGGAAHRLGLKPTTLYGKMRKHGLKRDADWA; encoded by the coding sequence ATGTCGAGTAACGAACCCGTGCCGGGGCGGTATCGTCACTACAAGGGCGGCGAGTACGAGGTGATCGGCACCGCCCGGCACAGCGAAACGGACGAATTGCTCGTCGTCTACCGGCCGCTCTACAACGCGACCGGGTTGTGGGTGCGCCCGCGCCATGTTCCTCGAAACGGTCGCCCACAACGGCGCGACCGTCCCGCGCTTCGAGTACCTCGGACCGAACCCCTCATGAACACACTGATCGGAACGCTGGCGGCCGTGCGGCGCGCGATCGAGCAGGTGGCCGCGACCTCCGCCACCGTCCTCGTTCTGGGCGAGACCGGAACGGGTAAGGAACTCGTCGCCCGCGCCGTTCACGAATCGAGCCGCCGGGCGCGCGGCCCGTTCGTACCGGTGAACTGCGGGGCGATGAGCCCGGCCCTCGTGGAGGCCGAGCTGTTCGGCCACGAGGTCGGCGCGTTCACCGGGGCCACGCGGCAGCGGATCGGGCGCTTCGAGCAGGCCCACGGCGGGACACTGTTCCTTGACGAAGTCGGCGAACTCGCGGCCGACGTTCAGGTCCGCTTCCTCCGCGTGCTGCAAGAGCGGACGATCGACCGCCTCGGCGGCGAGGGGCGGCCGATCCGCGTCGATGTGCGGATCGTCGCGGCCACCAACCGCGACCTCGGAGCCCTGGTCCGCGCCGAACGGTTCCGCGAAGACCTCTTCTACCGGCTCAACGTCTTTCCCATCCGTCTGCCGGCACTGCGCGAGCGCCGGGACGACATTCCCTCACTCGCCACGCACTTCTTGAAGCACTTCGCGCACCTTCACGGTCGCTCCGTGGCCGTGGTCCCGCCGCGGGCGCTGCGCGTGCTCGCCGGTCACGATTGGCCGGGCAACGTTCGCGAGCTTCAGAACGTGATCGAACGGGCGGTGATCGTGAGTGAGGGGGGCGAACTCGCGATCGATCCGGAGTGGCTCACGTTCGCGGCGCCGGCCGAAACGGCGCGCACCTGGTCGGAGCAGGAGAAGGCCCGCATCCTGGCGGCGCTGCGCGCGACGAACGGCCGCGTGTACGGCCCCGGCGGCGCCGCGCACCGGTTGGGGCTCAAACCCACGACGCTCTACGGCAAGATGCGCAAGCACGGCCTCAAGCGCGACGCCGATTGGGCGTGA
- a CDS encoding DUF6985 domain-containing protein, which yields MTHDLFGKLKYKDGHESWSGSARLPRFAAVGQLPDPPEMTEEEAERVATEMKAAVENMRQLLRERFGEEAEAAFAAVDRSIDEQEHATDDPELPDPEVEEHERRRAERRQKNAALFAKGRFPIRIAGPGREEPTPAQEAAFRFLLGNEAAVFEAVAGQVWESFQSVYEQEQLRALMMLRPAANAADLTGRFAVTRLDIAREARGGFAHLVFQVECEWQDEDGLLIVYSPDTRSAAWTAWEGLSDVLESDEPEEPGPEFVPTPHDELLEAILTDDGAKARELIAAGADINALGPDEYPPLWIAVDQMEPEEVRRLLAFGADPGLVNPDENSTPLKHARKMYREMGFSPAKTRDVAMDGFLSLIQAAVGGQVGDIKTRVETIIQLLEAAGAK from the coding sequence GTGACGCACGACCTGTTCGGCAAGCTCAAGTACAAGGACGGGCACGAGTCGTGGAGCGGGTCCGCGCGGCTCCCGCGGTTCGCCGCCGTCGGCCAACTCCCCGACCCGCCGGAAATGACCGAAGAGGAGGCGGAGCGGGTCGCCACGGAGATGAAAGCCGCGGTGGAGAACATGCGTCAGCTCCTGCGCGAGCGGTTCGGCGAGGAAGCCGAGGCCGCGTTCGCGGCGGTCGATCGGTCGATCGATGAACAGGAACACGCCACCGATGATCCCGAGCTTCCGGACCCGGAAGTCGAGGAGCACGAGCGCCGCCGGGCCGAGCGGCGGCAGAAGAACGCGGCCCTGTTCGCGAAGGGCCGCTTCCCGATCCGGATCGCCGGGCCGGGCCGGGAAGAGCCGACGCCGGCGCAGGAGGCGGCGTTCCGCTTCCTGCTGGGGAACGAGGCGGCCGTGTTCGAAGCGGTCGCGGGGCAGGTGTGGGAGTCGTTCCAGAGCGTTTACGAACAGGAGCAGCTCCGCGCGCTCATGATGCTCAGACCAGCCGCGAACGCCGCCGATCTGACCGGGCGGTTCGCGGTCACGCGGCTGGACATCGCCCGCGAGGCCCGCGGCGGGTTCGCGCACCTCGTCTTCCAGGTCGAATGCGAGTGGCAGGACGAAGACGGCCTGCTGATCGTTTACTCCCCGGACACGCGGAGCGCGGCCTGGACGGCGTGGGAGGGGCTGAGCGACGTGCTGGAGTCCGACGAGCCGGAGGAACCGGGTCCGGAGTTCGTACCGACCCCGCACGACGAGTTGCTCGAAGCGATCCTGACCGACGACGGGGCAAAGGCCCGGGAGCTGATCGCGGCCGGAGCGGACATCAACGCCCTGGGGCCGGACGAGTACCCGCCGCTGTGGATCGCGGTCGATCAGATGGAACCGGAAGAGGTGCGGCGGTTGCTGGCGTTCGGCGCCGACCCGGGCCTGGTCAACCCGGACGAGAACAGCACGCCGCTGAAGCACGCCCGGAAGATGTACCGCGAAATGGGTTTCTCCCCGGCGAAGACGCGCGACGTGGCAATGGACGGCTTCCTGTCGCTCATCCAGGCAGCGGTCGGCGGTCAGGTCGGTGACATCAAGACCCGCGTGGAGACCATCATCCAATTACTCGAAGCGGCCGGCGCGAAGTAG